The Methylomicrobium lacus LW14 genome window below encodes:
- a CDS encoding HsdM family class I SAM-dependent methyltransferase: MVELEFQQKTKSLIDSLKSICANYGLGNDGNEFKIITQTFLYKFLNDKFAFEAKKIDPTLAQADKWEEALAKLSADDLEMLQLQLGPDTARLKPSHFINYLFSQQNAPDFAKLFDDTLMDIAISNNDVFAVKTDGGAKVVLFDRLSNYIADDSKRDEFCRALINKLVEFSFERIFNQKFDFYATIFEYLIKDYNSNSGGKYAEYYTPHAVARIMAAILVPEDQRGIVKNVSVYDPSAGSGTLLMNVAHAIGENRCTIYTQDISQKSSNLLRLNLILNNLVHSIPNVVQGNTLLHPSHKDGSELKRFDYIVSNPPFKMDFSDFRDDLDTKANKERFFAGIPKIKAKATDKMEIYQLFLQHIIYSLKSGGKAAVVVPTGFITAQSGIDKGIREHLVNKQMLAGVVSMPSNIFATTGTNVSILFIDTLNLGKVVLIDASNLGEKIKDGKNQKTVLTAAEEQRIIDVFNGEQQQDDFSVVVSYRDIAAKNYSLSAGQYFDVKIEYVDITPEQFASKMQAFSDNLDSLFSQSRELEVEIKKQLAGLKYE; encoded by the coding sequence GTGGTAGAACTGGAGTTTCAACAAAAAACCAAAAGCCTGATCGACAGCCTGAAGAGCATTTGCGCCAATTATGGCCTGGGCAACGATGGTAATGAATTCAAAATCATCACCCAGACCTTTCTCTATAAGTTCTTAAACGACAAATTCGCTTTTGAAGCCAAAAAAATCGACCCAACGCTAGCGCAAGCCGACAAGTGGGAAGAGGCGCTGGCCAAGCTCAGCGCAGACGATCTGGAAATGCTGCAATTGCAACTGGGGCCGGATACCGCGCGTCTGAAACCCAGCCATTTCATCAATTACCTGTTCAGCCAGCAGAACGCGCCGGATTTCGCCAAACTGTTCGACGACACTCTGATGGACATCGCCATCAGCAACAACGATGTGTTCGCAGTCAAAACCGATGGCGGCGCAAAAGTGGTGCTGTTCGACCGACTCAGCAACTACATTGCCGATGATTCCAAACGCGACGAATTCTGCCGTGCTCTCATCAACAAACTGGTGGAGTTCAGCTTCGAGCGCATCTTTAACCAGAAATTCGATTTCTACGCCACGATCTTCGAATACCTGATTAAAGACTACAACAGCAACAGCGGCGGCAAATACGCCGAGTATTACACCCCACATGCCGTAGCCCGCATCATGGCGGCGATTCTGGTGCCGGAGGATCAGCGCGGTATCGTTAAAAACGTCAGTGTCTACGACCCGTCGGCGGGTTCCGGCACTTTATTGATGAACGTCGCCCACGCCATCGGCGAAAACCGCTGCACGATATACACCCAGGACATTTCGCAAAAATCCTCCAATCTGCTGCGCCTTAACCTGATTCTGAATAATCTGGTGCATTCCATACCCAACGTCGTGCAGGGCAACACCCTGCTGCATCCGTCGCATAAGGATGGCAGCGAGTTAAAACGCTTCGATTACATCGTCTCCAATCCACCGTTCAAAATGGACTTCAGCGACTTCCGCGACGACCTGGACACCAAAGCCAACAAGGAACGTTTTTTTGCCGGTATCCCCAAGATCAAGGCCAAGGCCACCGACAAAATGGAAATCTATCAGTTGTTTCTGCAACACATCATTTACTCGCTGAAATCCGGCGGCAAGGCGGCGGTGGTCGTGCCGACCGGTTTTATCACCGCTCAATCCGGCATCGACAAAGGCATTCGCGAACATCTGGTGAATAAGCAAATGCTGGCCGGCGTCGTATCCATGCCCAGCAATATCTTCGCCACCACCGGCACCAACGTCTCCATCCTGTTCATTGACACGCTGAATTTGGGCAAGGTGGTGTTGATCGACGCCTCCAATCTGGGCGAGAAAATCAAGGACGGCAAAAACCAGAAAACCGTGCTTACCGCCGCCGAAGAGCAACGCATCATCGACGTGTTTAATGGCGAACAGCAGCAAGACGATTTTTCCGTGGTAGTCAGTTACCGCGACATCGCCGCCAAGAATTACTCACTCAGCGCCGGTCAGTATTTCGACGTGAAGATTGAATATGTCGATATTACTCCCGAGCAGTTTGCCTCGAAAATGCAGGCATTTAGCGACAATCTGGATAGCCTGTTTAGTCAGTCGCGTGAGTTGGAAGTGGAAATTAAAAAACAGTTGGCAGGGCTGAAGTATGAGTAA
- a CDS encoding restriction endonuclease subunit S — translation MSNSHAFIKFGEIADFRNGLNFDKESHGKGCLLIGVADFQKHFTPSYESLEEINPDGVSREEDYIKKNDLIFVRSNGNKSLVGRSLFIDRDIRALYSGFCIRARLKNDVINPLFLAYYTKTNHFKASISYAAGTNINNLSQGILSEVNVPHYSKESQLAITNVLSAIDQKIELNNRINAELEAMAKTLYDYWFVQFDFPFDFAQGKPAANGKPYKSSGGKMVYNPILKREIPVGWNATSLWDIAKYYNGLAMQKHRPTNDKFLPVIKIREMNDGFSDSTEKASINIPKEAVVNDGDVLFSWSATLDVKIWSQGPGALNQHIFKVTSDKYPKSFYYFELLNYLNHFKMMAELRKTTMGHITLDHLKQAKISLPSLELLEQAAQFIEPIFNKHLMLEKENRTLSTIRDWLLPMLMNGQITVQSATTD, via the coding sequence ATGAGTAATAGCCACGCGTTTATAAAATTCGGTGAAATTGCCGATTTTAGAAATGGGTTAAACTTTGACAAAGAAAGCCACGGTAAAGGCTGTTTGCTGATCGGAGTGGCAGATTTTCAGAAACACTTTACCCCAAGCTATGAATCATTGGAGGAAATTAATCCAGATGGTGTGTCCAGAGAAGAAGACTATATAAAGAAAAACGATCTGATTTTTGTGCGTTCAAATGGGAATAAATCTTTAGTCGGTCGAAGCTTATTTATTGATCGAGATATTCGAGCGCTTTACTCTGGATTTTGTATTAGAGCTAGGCTTAAAAATGATGTCATAAACCCACTTTTTTTGGCTTATTACACCAAAACAAATCATTTTAAGGCTTCAATTTCATATGCTGCTGGCACAAACATTAATAACTTAAGTCAAGGAATTTTAAGTGAGGTAAATGTTCCTCACTATTCAAAGGAAAGTCAGCTAGCAATTACCAATGTACTTTCAGCGATTGACCAAAAAATAGAACTCAACAACCGCATCAACGCCGAGCTGGAAGCGATGGCGAAGACCTTGTATGACTACTGGTTTGTACAGTTCGACTTTCCCTTCGACTTCGCCCAAGGCAAGCCCGCCGCCAACGGCAAACCCTACAAATCCTCCGGCGGCAAAATGGTCTACAACCCAATCCTGAAACGGGAGATACCGGTGGGGTGGAATGCAACATCGCTTTGGGATATTGCCAAATATTACAATGGCCTTGCTATGCAAAAGCATCGTCCAACTAACGATAAGTTTTTGCCTGTGATTAAAATCAGAGAAATGAATGATGGTTTCTCTGATAGCACTGAAAAGGCAAGTATAAATATCCCAAAAGAAGCGGTAGTTAACGATGGCGATGTTTTATTTTCATGGTCGGCTACCTTGGATGTAAAGATTTGGTCACAAGGTCCTGGCGCATTAAATCAGCATATATTTAAAGTAACCTCCGATAAATACCCAAAGTCGTTCTATTATTTCGAGCTTTTAAATTATTTGAATCATTTCAAAATGATGGCCGAATTGAGAAAAACAACAATGGGTCATATTACGCTTGATCATCTTAAGCAAGCGAAAATATCCTTGCCATCACTAGAGCTTTTGGAACAAGCAGCTCAATTTATTGAACCAATATTTAATAAGCATTTGATGCTCGAAAAAGAAAATAGAACTCTAAGCACTATTCGCGATTGGCTCCTCCCCATGCTGATGAACGGCCAAATCACCGTACAATCGGCAACCACGGACTAA
- the darT gene encoding type II toxin-antitoxin system toxin DNA ADP-ribosyl transferase DarT, with the protein MTVPAHPKLYHIVHVDRLASIIEAGGLWCDAAVMANQISGTTIGMNNIKQRRLQELTLASHPDLHVGDCVPFYFCPRSIMLFIIRQANHPELDYRGGQTPIVHLQADLYASVAWAQEQQRRWAFTLSNAGSYYFEDRWDLNQLNQLDWAAIQTNQWKDCKEGKQAEFLMERSFPWHLIEKIGVYSTPIYNQVANIVQAATHKPPVAVKPDWYY; encoded by the coding sequence ATGACCGTTCCCGCCCACCCCAAGCTATACCACATCGTCCATGTGGATCGGCTGGCCTCGATTATCGAGGCAGGCGGTTTGTGGTGCGATGCGGCGGTGATGGCGAACCAAATCAGTGGCACGACCATCGGTATGAACAACATCAAGCAGCGCCGTTTGCAGGAACTGACGCTCGCCAGCCACCCGGATTTGCACGTGGGCGATTGCGTGCCGTTTTATTTTTGCCCGCGCTCCATCATGTTGTTTATCATTCGCCAAGCGAATCACCCTGAGCTAGACTATCGCGGCGGGCAAACGCCGATTGTACATTTACAGGCCGATTTGTACGCCAGCGTTGCATGGGCACAAGAACAACAGCGACGCTGGGCATTTACTTTGTCTAATGCCGGTTCGTATTATTTTGAGGACCGTTGGGATTTGAACCAACTGAACCAGTTGGATTGGGCGGCTATCCAAACTAATCAATGGAAGGATTGCAAAGAGGGTAAGCAGGCGGAGTTTCTGATGGAGCGCAGTTTTCCGTGGCATTTAATTGAAAAAATCGGCGTGTATTCGACGCCCATTTACAACCAAGTGGCTAATATTGTTCAGGCGGCAACCCACAAACCGCCGGTTGCAGTAAAGCCTGACTGGTATTATTAG
- the darG gene encoding type II toxin-antitoxin system antitoxin DNA ADP-ribosyl glycohydrolase DarG, with product MIELTHGDILRADVEAIVNTVNCVGVMGRGIALQFKKAWPDNFKAYAVACDNKQVQPGSMFVYETGQLANPRYIINFPTKRHWRGASRMEDIESGLEALVATIREKNIQSIAIPPLGSGLGGLAWADVKPRIEHAMSQLADVRVLIYEPKGAPENDTLARNTAVPNMTAGRAVLIELLQRYLAGLLDPTVSLLEVHKLLYFMQEAGEPLRLKYRKAHYGPYAENLRHVLNAIEGHFISGYADGGDAPDKTLQLVPGAVEEANAFLESHPQTRDRFNRVSKLVEGFESPFGLELLATVHWLCKYEQVKTFEEVVQATHSWNDRKRQFTPRQIELALNILNGQHWFATSS from the coding sequence ATGATTGAATTGACCCATGGCGACATTTTGCGTGCCGACGTGGAAGCCATTGTAAATACGGTGAATTGCGTCGGCGTAATGGGGCGCGGTATTGCCTTGCAGTTTAAAAAAGCGTGGCCGGACAACTTTAAAGCCTATGCCGTAGCTTGCGACAACAAACAAGTTCAGCCAGGTAGTATGTTCGTATATGAAACCGGGCAACTAGCCAACCCGCGCTACATCATCAATTTTCCAACCAAACGCCACTGGCGCGGTGCCAGCCGTATGGAAGATATTGAGTCCGGTCTTGAGGCGCTGGTCGCGACCATTCGGGAAAAAAATATTCAATCAATTGCCATCCCACCGTTGGGTAGCGGTTTAGGCGGTTTGGCTTGGGCGGACGTTAAACCCAGGATTGAACACGCCATGAGCCAGTTGGCTGATGTTCGGGTGTTGATCTATGAACCAAAAGGGGCACCGGAAAACGACACATTGGCGCGCAATACTGCGGTGCCGAACATGACGGCAGGCCGGGCGGTGTTAATCGAATTATTGCAACGTTATCTGGCAGGTTTACTCGATCCGACCGTCTCATTGCTAGAGGTGCACAAGCTACTGTATTTTATGCAGGAAGCAGGCGAACCGCTGCGTTTAAAGTACCGTAAAGCGCATTACGGCCCCTATGCTGAAAATCTTCGGCACGTGCTGAATGCGATTGAAGGGCACTTTATTTCCGGCTATGCCGACGGCGGCGATGCCCCCGATAAAACATTGCAGTTGGTGCCAGGAGCTGTTGAAGAGGCCAATGCCTTTCTGGAAAGTCACCCGCAGACGCGGGATCGTTTTAATCGAGTATCGAAACTGGTAGAAGGTTTCGAATCGCCTTTCGGTTTAGAGCTTTTGGCTACAGTGCATTGGCTTTGCAAATACGAACAGGTTAAGACTTTTGAGGAAGTTGTTCAGGCAACCCATTCATGGAACGACCGCAAACGCCAATTTACACCGAGACAAATTGAGTTAGCGTTGAATATTTTAAACGGTCAACATTGGTTTGCTACTTCTAGTTGA
- a CDS encoding DUF3368 domain-containing protein — protein MNNGLNKSSLHMAHKVVIDSSPLIGLALVGGLAWLPTLFGQVLLIMDERAGRAVAKEKGLRVIGTAAIIGLAKKQGLIPSARAVFEVLHRSDFRISAAVINQVLISVNE, from the coding sequence TTGAACAATGGCTTAAACAAGTCTAGCTTGCACATGGCGCATAAAGTTGTCATAGACTCCAGTCCGTTGATTGGGCTGGCGCTAGTTGGCGGCTTAGCCTGGCTGCCAACACTGTTTGGTCAGGTTTTATTGATCATGGATGAGCGGGCGGGCCGTGCCGTGGCCAAGGAGAAAGGGCTGCGTGTTATCGGCACTGCCGCCATCATCGGATTGGCCAAAAAACAAGGCTTGATCCCATCCGCGCGAGCAGTTTTTGAGGTGCTGCATCGTTCGGATTTTCGCATTTCGGCGGCTGTCATCAATCAGGTGCTGATTAGCGTCAATGAATAG
- a CDS encoding UPF0175 family protein, which produces MKTVNVSGLKNNPSEALRMAHEDMVLVMNRNEPDAVMVGLKSAKIIGMPGVRKALATALFKDGNLSLARSAKLADMTLAGFIAHVSRLGIPVVDQTAEEVQEDLDTLEQWLKQV; this is translated from the coding sequence ATGAAAACTGTCAATGTCAGCGGTTTAAAAAATAACCCCAGCGAAGCGTTGCGAATGGCTCACGAGGATATGGTGTTGGTCATGAACAGAAACGAACCCGACGCTGTTATGGTGGGGCTCAAATCCGCCAAAATAATCGGCATGCCGGGTGTACGCAAAGCCTTGGCAACCGCCTTGTTTAAAGACGGCAATTTATCTCTGGCGCGTTCCGCGAAATTGGCTGACATGACGTTGGCCGGTTTTATCGCCCATGTCTCGCGTTTAGGCATTCCCGTCGTCGATCAAACGGCCGAAGAAGTACAAGAGGATTTAGACACCCTTGAACAATGGCTTAAACAAGTCTAG
- a CDS encoding DUF3780 domain-containing protein: MGSWYEPVRLCAVEGMEFDPIPIAVRSWLALCPEERWWLFGMTALTTKDISPDTISLFDFE; encoded by the coding sequence ATGGGCAGTTGGTATGAGCCGGTTAGGCTATGTGCAGTAGAAGGCATGGAGTTCGATCCTATTCCGATTGCCGTGCGTAGCTGGTTAGCTTTGTGCCCGGAAGAGCGCTGGTGGTTATTCGGCATGACGGCACTCACTACCAAAGATATTTCTCCCGACACTATCAGTTTGTTTGATTTTGAGTAA
- a CDS encoding pirin family protein, with product MQTRTLKQVIKAISTVDGGGVKLLRSLGQSQELRLDPFLMLDEFSSMNAGDYIAGFPDHPHRGFETVTYMLDGHMLHQDHLGNRGDLKPGSVQWMTAGRGIIHSEMPQQESGRMRGFQLWVNLPAAEKMKPAAYQDIQPEAIPILSLQGGGRVKIIAGTAEVENQVISGPIQGLSTEPLFLDVRLPAGGHFVHPIAQGHNAFVYVYEGQAEIGSMAERHPLETHAAGVLSDGDRIEVHAGKEEAAFLVLAARPLNEPIVQYGPFVMNTRDQIEQAIADYRNGQLV from the coding sequence ATGCAAACTCGAACATTGAAACAAGTGATCAAAGCCATCTCTACCGTCGATGGCGGCGGCGTCAAGTTGTTGCGCAGTCTTGGACAATCCCAGGAACTGCGTCTCGATCCATTTTTGATGCTGGACGAATTTTCCTCGATGAATGCCGGCGATTACATCGCCGGCTTCCCCGATCACCCGCACCGTGGTTTCGAGACGGTGACTTACATGCTGGACGGGCACATGTTGCACCAGGACCACCTGGGAAACCGGGGCGACTTGAAGCCTGGATCGGTGCAATGGATGACCGCCGGACGCGGCATCATTCACTCCGAAATGCCGCAACAAGAGAGCGGACGCATGCGCGGTTTCCAGCTTTGGGTGAATTTGCCCGCTGCCGAGAAAATGAAACCGGCCGCCTACCAGGATATTCAGCCCGAGGCCATTCCCATCCTAAGCTTGCAGGGCGGGGGCCGGGTCAAAATCATCGCCGGAACAGCAGAAGTGGAGAACCAGGTCATATCCGGGCCAATCCAGGGTCTGAGCACCGAGCCGTTGTTCCTTGATGTTCGCCTCCCGGCAGGCGGACATTTTGTCCACCCGATTGCTCAAGGCCATAACGCATTTGTGTATGTTTACGAGGGCCAGGCCGAAATCGGTTCAATGGCGGAAAGACATCCTTTGGAAACACATGCTGCGGGAGTGCTGTCCGATGGCGATCGGATAGAAGTTCACGCAGGCAAGGAGGAGGCCGCTTTTCTGGTGCTTGCTGCCCGACCCTTGAATGAGCCGATTGTCCAGTATGGTCCCTTCGTTATGAATACACGGGATCAAATTGAGCAGGCGATTGCAGACTATAGGAATGGGCAGTTGGTATGA
- a CDS encoding FMN-dependent NADH-azoreductase produces the protein MKTLLQINSSIFSSGGQSSQLADQFVAAWRANHSDAQVVVRDLAQNPLPHLDAPRVTAFFAPPEARTPEQQALVAESDALIDEVKQAEVIVIGLPMYNFGIPSTLKAYFDHIARAGVTFRYTQNGPEGLLTGKKAYVFATRGGLYAGTPLDSQTGYVRNFLGFLGITDVEFVYAEGLNMGEANKDAALAKAQQQLANLAA, from the coding sequence ATGAAAACCCTGCTACAAATCAACTCCAGCATATTTTCTTCCGGCGGACAGTCCAGCCAACTCGCCGATCAATTTGTCGCCGCCTGGCGCGCAAATCATTCGGATGCACAGGTGGTCGTTCGCGACCTGGCACAGAATCCCTTGCCGCACCTTGACGCGCCGCGGGTGACGGCATTTTTTGCGCCGCCGGAAGCGCGAACCCCGGAACAACAGGCCCTTGTGGCGGAGTCGGATGCACTGATCGACGAAGTCAAACAGGCCGAGGTCATCGTGATCGGTTTGCCGATGTATAACTTCGGCATTCCTTCGACGTTGAAGGCTTACTTCGACCATATTGCCAGGGCCGGCGTGACTTTTCGCTACACCCAAAACGGCCCCGAAGGCTTGCTGACCGGTAAGAAGGCCTATGTCTTCGCCACGCGCGGCGGACTGTACGCCGGCACGCCGCTCGACAGCCAAACTGGCTATGTGCGGAACTTCCTCGGTTTTTTAGGTATCACCGATGTCGAATTCGTTTATGCCGAAGGACTCAACATGGGCGAGGCAAACAAGGATGCGGCATTGGCCAAAGCCCAACAGCAACTCGCCAACTTGGCGGCATGA
- a CDS encoding LysR family transcriptional regulator, giving the protein MKTPHITLEQWRSLIVVVDAGGYAQAAEILNKSQSAVTYAVQKIESLLGVKAFEIQGRKAILTPTGQMLYRRALALVEEAGDLERAAHTLSAGWEAEIHVAAEILFPSRLLLTSLDRLGQESPRTRIELIESVLGGTDDALLKGEADLVISPRMPPGFLGELLMRIRLITVAHADHPLHRYGRELTRRDLRAYRHVVVRDSGSKRDRRAVSVEVDQRWTVSQIATSIQAVSMGFGFARLPEEHIREELKTGLLKPLPLREGGILEVPLYMILANPDLVSPGVRRLAEIIRETCNQSMSTEP; this is encoded by the coding sequence ATGAAAACACCTCACATTACCCTCGAACAATGGCGATCCCTGATCGTGGTGGTGGATGCCGGCGGTTACGCCCAGGCGGCGGAAATCCTGAATAAAAGCCAATCTGCGGTGACTTATGCGGTGCAAAAAATCGAGTCTCTGCTGGGCGTGAAGGCGTTCGAGATTCAGGGACGCAAAGCCATACTCACGCCGACCGGCCAGATGCTCTACCGCCGTGCATTAGCCTTAGTCGAGGAGGCCGGCGATCTGGAGCGAGCGGCGCACACGCTTTCGGCAGGTTGGGAGGCCGAGATTCACGTCGCGGCGGAAATCCTGTTTCCTTCACGACTGCTGTTGACCAGCCTGGACCGCCTCGGCCAGGAAAGCCCTCGCACACGGATTGAATTGATTGAGTCGGTGCTCGGAGGTACTGATGATGCGCTGCTCAAGGGCGAAGCCGACCTGGTGATTTCACCCCGGATGCCACCGGGTTTTCTCGGCGAACTGTTGATGCGAATTCGCCTGATCACCGTCGCCCATGCCGATCATCCCTTGCATCGGTATGGCCGCGAGTTGACCCGTCGCGACTTGCGCGCCTATCGGCATGTGGTGGTCCGGGATTCGGGCAGCAAGCGCGACCGGCGCGCGGTATCCGTCGAAGTCGATCAGCGCTGGACGGTGAGCCAGATTGCCACGTCGATCCAGGCCGTCTCTATGGGCTTTGGCTTTGCCAGACTTCCGGAAGAGCATATCCGGGAGGAGTTAAAAACAGGACTGCTCAAGCCGCTGCCATTGCGGGAAGGCGGCATCCTTGAAGTCCCGCTCTATATGATCCTGGCCAATCCGGACCTTGTCAGCCCAGGCGTTCGGCGACTGGCCGAGATCATCAGGGAAACCTGCAATCAGTCGATGTCCACCGAGCCATAA